One window of Desulfovibrio subterraneus genomic DNA carries:
- a CDS encoding threonine aldolase family protein, which translates to MINFASDNASGAHPRIIEAVARANKGFASAYGADAHTAEADAAFKSLFGDDIAVFYAMNGTGANVMGLKSLIRSYHAVICSQMAHINVDETGAPEAAIGCKLLTLPSPDGKITPEQVKPLLAAQGVVHHSQPKAISITQATEFGAAYTPEEVRALADLAHAHGMYLHMDGARISNAAAYLGVDVNAFTRDAGVDVLSFGGAKNGLLFGEAVIFFNVSANPAPAADFPYLRKQNLQLLSKMRFLSCQFAELLRDGLWLENARHSNAMAQRLAAGLANVSGVTVVNKVEANEVFAAMSPERIASLQDDFYFYVWDAALHQVRLVCSFDTTEAEVDAFVAAVAR; encoded by the coding sequence GTGATCAATTTTGCCAGTGACAACGCTTCCGGGGCGCATCCCCGGATTATTGAGGCCGTGGCCCGTGCCAACAAGGGGTTTGCCAGCGCATACGGTGCGGACGCGCATACCGCAGAAGCGGACGCCGCGTTCAAAAGCCTTTTCGGTGACGATATCGCCGTTTTCTATGCCATGAACGGAACGGGTGCCAACGTGATGGGGCTCAAGAGCCTTATCCGCTCCTACCACGCCGTGATCTGCTCGCAGATGGCGCATATCAACGTGGACGAGACCGGCGCACCGGAAGCGGCCATAGGCTGCAAGCTGCTTACTCTGCCTTCTCCTGACGGCAAGATAACGCCGGAACAGGTTAAGCCGCTACTCGCAGCGCAGGGCGTTGTCCACCATAGCCAGCCCAAGGCCATATCCATAACGCAGGCGACCGAGTTCGGCGCGGCGTACACTCCTGAAGAAGTTCGCGCGCTGGCTGATCTTGCCCATGCGCACGGCATGTACCTGCATATGGACGGTGCGCGCATTTCCAACGCTGCCGCTTACCTTGGCGTGGATGTGAATGCCTTTACCCGTGATGCGGGAGTTGATGTGCTTTCCTTCGGCGGTGCCAAGAATGGTCTGTTGTTCGGCGAAGCGGTCATCTTCTTCAATGTCAGCGCCAACCCTGCGCCTGCGGCTGATTTTCCGTATCTGCGCAAGCAGAACCTGCAGTTGCTTTCCAAGATGCGCTTTCTTTCCTGCCAGTTTGCGGAACTGTTGCGCGACGGCCTGTGGCTGGAAAACGCGCGGCATTCCAATGCCATGGCGCAGCGTCTTGCCGCTGGATTGGCCAACGTTTCCGGCGTTACCGTGGTGAACAAGGTGGAAGCCAACGAGGTCTTTGCCGCCATGTCACCCGAGCGTATTGCATCTCTTCAGGATGATTTCTATTTCTATGTGTGGGACGCGGCCCTGCATCAGGTGCGGCTGGTCTGCTCCTTCGATACGACAGAGGCGGAAGTGGATGCCTTTGTGGCAGCCGTAGCCCGCTAA
- a CDS encoding PhoH family protein, with protein MSAQPTTRTLEFDDARLANELFGPQNGNLALIAEKSGVTLNTRGATLLASCENEKELHTVLNLMTQLYGLLKSGNPVFPRDVVYAYGMIAREPATDLKAIFKEAVFVASPKKTITPKTLSQRDYVAALRENDMVFAVGPAGTGKTYLAVAMALSKLLSKQVKRIILTRPAVEAGEKLGFLPGDMVEKVNPYLRPLYDALHDMLDFEKVSEMLETGVIEIAPLAFMRGRTLNDAFIILDEAQNTTPEQMKMFLTRLGFGSRAVITGDVTQIDLPAGDRGRSLPRSGLVDAQRILDGVKGIRFLSFHEDDVIRHPLVGRIVQAYERIQTTDFGKKD; from the coding sequence ATGTCTGCACAACCCACGACACGAACGCTGGAGTTCGACGACGCCCGCCTGGCCAATGAACTGTTCGGACCGCAGAACGGTAACCTGGCCCTGATAGCTGAAAAAAGCGGCGTTACCCTGAACACCCGCGGTGCAACGCTTCTCGCCTCTTGCGAGAACGAGAAAGAGCTGCACACCGTTCTCAACCTGATGACGCAGCTTTACGGGCTGCTGAAATCCGGCAACCCCGTATTTCCCCGCGATGTGGTCTATGCTTACGGCATGATCGCACGCGAGCCCGCAACCGATCTCAAGGCCATCTTCAAGGAAGCGGTTTTCGTCGCTTCACCCAAGAAGACCATAACGCCGAAGACCTTGAGCCAGCGCGACTACGTGGCCGCCCTGCGCGAAAACGACATGGTGTTCGCCGTGGGACCGGCAGGAACCGGCAAAACCTATCTTGCCGTTGCCATGGCCCTTTCAAAGCTGCTTTCAAAGCAGGTTAAGCGCATCATCCTTACCCGCCCCGCGGTAGAAGCCGGAGAAAAACTCGGCTTTCTGCCCGGCGACATGGTGGAAAAGGTCAACCCCTACCTCCGCCCGCTGTATGATGCCCTGCACGACATGCTTGATTTCGAAAAAGTTTCCGAAATGCTGGAAACCGGTGTCATAGAGATCGCCCCCCTCGCCTTCATGCGTGGCAGGACACTCAACGACGCATTCATCATTCTGGATGAAGCGCAAAACACAACTCCCGAGCAGATGAAGATGTTTCTTACCCGTCTGGGCTTCGGCTCACGGGCGGTCATCACGGGTGATGTCACCCAGATAGACCTGCCCGCCGGAGACAGGGGAAGAAGCCTTCCCCGCTCTGGATTGGTGGATGCCCAGCGCATCCTCGACGGCGTCAAGGGAATCCGCTTCCTATCATTCCACGAAGATGACGTGATCCGCCACCCCCTGGTGGGCCGGATAGTACAGGCCTATGAACGCATCCAAACAACTGATTTCGGGAAAAAAGACTAA
- a CDS encoding glycosyltransferase: MRTLQIINVRWFNATAWYGLYLGTLLQRAGHETRMIVMQNTPGALKAHEWGMQGVHMDLNTAHPFRLMRTYGQMHRLVTGFRPDVVNCHRGEGFMLWGLLKKQLAGGPYAFKLVRTRGDQRLPKNNAVNRWLHTDVADAVVATNSVMARHFTDVLHVPASKVHTIYGGVDADRFVFDPQGRERVRAEFGYGEGDFVLGLLGRFDEVKGQKETIEAVAALRRQGVSNIRLMLLGFDSATPQSVVEGWMRDNGIEDISVITGKRDDVTACLSALDAGVVASKWSETIARAALEIMACARPLISTDVGVMPDLLEADAMFRPADVDALAQAIRRVASDAEYRSLLLEQQQSRIRSLTGQQFLDQTLSLYNSILRK, translated from the coding sequence ATGCGAACTCTTCAGATAATCAACGTGCGTTGGTTCAACGCCACGGCATGGTACGGCCTGTATCTTGGAACGCTGCTGCAGCGTGCGGGCCACGAGACGCGGATGATCGTCATGCAGAATACGCCGGGCGCGCTGAAAGCTCATGAATGGGGCATGCAGGGCGTGCATATGGACCTTAATACCGCCCACCCCTTCCGTCTCATGCGCACCTACGGGCAGATGCACCGGCTGGTGACCGGATTCAGGCCGGATGTGGTGAACTGCCACCGCGGCGAGGGGTTCATGCTCTGGGGGCTGCTTAAAAAACAGCTGGCAGGCGGACCATATGCCTTCAAGCTGGTGCGCACGCGTGGCGACCAGCGCCTGCCCAAGAACAATGCCGTAAACCGCTGGCTTCATACCGACGTTGCGGACGCTGTGGTTGCCACCAATTCCGTCATGGCCCGCCATTTTACCGATGTGCTGCATGTGCCTGCCTCCAAGGTGCACACCATTTACGGCGGCGTGGACGCGGACCGTTTTGTCTTCGACCCGCAGGGGCGTGAACGTGTGCGTGCCGAATTCGGGTACGGAGAAGGTGACTTTGTCCTCGGCCTTCTCGGACGTTTTGACGAGGTGAAGGGCCAGAAGGAAACCATAGAGGCCGTGGCGGCGCTGCGCAGGCAGGGCGTGTCCAATATCCGGCTCATGCTGCTCGGGTTTGACAGCGCCACCCCGCAGTCGGTGGTGGAAGGCTGGATGCGTGACAACGGCATTGAAGATATTTCGGTCATCACCGGCAAGCGGGATGACGTTACGGCCTGCCTTTCAGCGCTTGATGCCGGTGTGGTTGCGTCCAAATGGTCTGAAACCATTGCCCGTGCCGCACTGGAGATAATGGCCTGCGCCCGCCCGCTCATTTCCACCGATGTGGGGGTCATGCCCGACCTGCTGGAGGCGGATGCCATGTTCCGTCCGGCGGATGTGGATGCTCTTGCACAGGCAATACGGCGTGTGGCTTCGGATGCAGAGTATCGGAGTTTGCTGCTTGAACAGCAGCAATCGCGCATCCGTTCCCTGACCGGACAACAGTTTCTTGACCAGACGCTTTCTCTCTACAACTCAATTTTGCGGAAATAG
- a CDS encoding HD family phosphohydrolase, with protein sequence MNASKQLISGKKTNGLRRFLPSFFKARKPRKASGRPVYGLVFFVFVLVGLSVLGGMQLRPQTVLFVAGEIATQDVTADQDLLVEDAVSTHAKRRQVAELQPPVFDLSLTPIEHLQSRVAEVFAMIDSPTSENSDPEQLRWIISESLNSEIAASTVRDWQEPSVRKIVRQDVLPWMEEQLISGVAVDKTLMLQYRHGIVVRDLTTATETIRLELAGVPDIRDLRNNLATYLKDTLKLPLSTRRSITALFTPLMAPTLTLNREVTNLRSRMATESIAPVYNQIKKGEIIVRQGERVTEEDQMQLQALISHKQQTMFPMRIAGLFIVSLMLGGGFAFAKPGRRISDVKNKDLYFTGLLLLLFGVGAKMLLFAHGSFGDASSADMRGELLQLLFPVSGGMGLVAMIFGFKRCSVTALILSFLCTAMTGGGLWLFLYYFIGSMLYVLLVKRAQTRSDIALSIFPHMAGLMATWIGVALFQRFDSGHIWMGCLYVLGNGLLSLLVQFAVSPLIEMVFSYTTRFRLMELMNLEQPMLQELMLEAPGTYHHSLIVANMVEAGAKSIGANSLLCKVAALYHDMGKLSKPEYFIENQGRAKNPHDKIAPSMSTLVISSHVKRGVEMARQHRLGDEIAGIIEQHHGTSLIRYFFNKAKEAGDNPREEDYSYPGPKPQTREAAIVMLADAVEASSRVLADPTPSRIRGHIDTIIKSIFAEGQLDESELTLRDLHTLTESFHRILTGIFHRRIEYPDDKKEKNGTAKKPEEKSEAKQEAKQPQKADEKTEPKETAADQTGKAATSLTGSEKKSSNPLQ encoded by the coding sequence ATGAACGCATCCAAACAACTGATTTCGGGAAAAAAGACTAACGGCTTACGCCGGTTTCTGCCTTCATTCTTCAAAGCGCGAAAACCGCGAAAAGCATCAGGTCGCCCTGTTTACGGGCTGGTGTTCTTCGTCTTCGTGCTTGTGGGACTTTCCGTGCTGGGGGGCATGCAGCTTCGCCCGCAGACCGTTCTTTTTGTAGCGGGAGAAATTGCCACGCAAGACGTTACGGCAGATCAGGACCTGCTGGTTGAAGACGCCGTCTCAACCCATGCAAAACGCAGGCAGGTAGCCGAACTGCAGCCTCCGGTCTTTGATCTGAGCCTTACCCCCATCGAGCATCTTCAGTCCCGCGTGGCCGAGGTTTTTGCGATGATCGACTCACCGACATCCGAAAACTCCGACCCGGAACAGCTCAGATGGATCATTTCCGAATCCCTTAATTCCGAAATTGCCGCCTCCACCGTCCGGGACTGGCAGGAACCTTCCGTCCGTAAAATCGTCCGGCAGGACGTGCTGCCGTGGATGGAAGAGCAGCTCATATCCGGCGTTGCCGTTGATAAGACGCTGATGCTGCAGTACCGCCACGGCATCGTCGTCCGTGACCTGACAACCGCGACCGAAACCATACGGCTTGAACTGGCGGGTGTTCCGGACATACGGGATCTGCGCAACAATCTGGCGACCTACCTCAAGGATACGCTCAAGCTGCCCCTGAGCACACGCCGCTCCATCACTGCCCTGTTCACGCCGCTCATGGCTCCCACGCTGACCCTGAACAGGGAAGTGACCAATCTGCGCAGCCGCATGGCCACCGAATCCATCGCTCCGGTCTATAACCAGATCAAAAAGGGTGAAATCATCGTCCGGCAGGGCGAACGGGTTACGGAAGAAGACCAGATGCAGCTTCAGGCCCTGATCAGTCACAAGCAGCAGACCATGTTCCCCATGCGCATTGCCGGCCTCTTCATTGTTTCCCTCATGCTTGGTGGCGGCTTTGCTTTTGCCAAACCGGGAAGGCGCATTTCAGACGTCAAAAACAAAGACCTCTATTTTACCGGCCTGCTGCTGCTTCTGTTCGGTGTAGGCGCAAAGATGCTGCTGTTCGCCCACGGGTCATTCGGCGACGCCTCGTCCGCCGACATGCGCGGCGAACTGCTGCAACTGCTCTTCCCCGTATCCGGCGGCATGGGCCTTGTAGCCATGATCTTCGGCTTCAAGCGCTGCAGCGTTACAGCCCTCATCCTCTCCTTCCTGTGCACCGCCATGACGGGGGGCGGCCTGTGGTTGTTCCTGTATTACTTCATAGGCTCCATGCTCTATGTGCTGCTGGTAAAACGCGCCCAGACCAGAAGCGACATCGCCCTCAGCATTTTCCCGCACATGGCAGGCCTCATGGCCACATGGATAGGCGTGGCCCTGTTCCAGCGCTTTGATAGCGGGCATATATGGATGGGCTGTCTGTATGTGCTGGGTAACGGGCTGCTTTCGCTGCTGGTGCAGTTTGCCGTGAGCCCGCTCATAGAAATGGTGTTCAGCTACACCACCCGCTTCCGCCTCATGGAACTCATGAACCTTGAGCAGCCCATGCTGCAGGAACTGATGCTTGAAGCACCGGGCACCTATCACCACTCGCTCATCGTGGCCAACATGGTGGAAGCCGGAGCAAAATCCATAGGTGCCAACAGCCTGCTGTGCAAGGTGGCCGCCCTGTATCACGACATGGGCAAGCTATCCAAACCCGAATACTTCATCGAGAATCAGGGAAGAGCCAAGAACCCTCATGACAAGATTGCCCCTTCCATGAGCACCCTTGTCATCAGCAGCCACGTGAAACGCGGGGTTGAGATGGCCCGCCAGCACAGACTGGGCGACGAGATAGCAGGCATCATAGAACAGCACCACGGCACCTCGCTCATCCGCTACTTCTTCAACAAGGCCAAGGAAGCAGGCGACAACCCCCGTGAAGAGGATTACAGCTACCCCGGCCCCAAGCCGCAGACTCGTGAAGCTGCCATTGTCATGCTGGCAGATGCTGTGGAAGCATCAAGCCGCGTGCTGGCCGACCCCACCCCCAGCAGAATCCGCGGACACATCGACACCATTATCAAGAGCATCTTTGCAGAAGGCCAGCTCGATGAATCCGAACTGACCCTGCGCGACCTGCACACCCTGACAGAGAGCTTCCACCGTATTCTTACGGGCATCTTCCACCGTCGCATCGAATATCCTGACGACAAGAAGGAAAAGAACGGCACCGCCAAGAAGCCCGAAGAGAAGTCGGAAGCAAAGCAGGAAGCAAAGCAGCCCCAGAAAGCTGACGAGAAGACCGAGCCCAAAGAGACAGCCGCCGACCAGACCGGCAAGGCCGCAACGTCTCTCACCGGTTCCGAAAAGAAATCGTCAAACCCCTTGCAGTAA